From one Longimicrobium sp. genomic stretch:
- the pyrF gene encoding orotidine-5'-phosphate decarboxylase, producing the protein MKQPIPILALDVPDASAAFALLERAGPAADFVKVGLQLFTAEGPGIVRELRGRGLRVFLDLKLHDIPNTVAHAVKSAAALDVDLLTVHASGGPSMLRAAAEAAGARLRLLGVTVLTSLGDEELARAWGRDAVRAEDEVARLAGMARECGIPGVVASVHELPAVRRAAGEEMLVLTPGIRLPGDAAGDQSRVATPAEAARLGADYVVLGRSVTAAADPAAALARAMEELASIH; encoded by the coding sequence GTGAAGCAACCGATCCCGATCCTGGCGCTCGACGTGCCCGATGCGTCCGCCGCATTCGCGCTGCTGGAGCGCGCCGGGCCAGCGGCGGATTTCGTGAAGGTGGGGCTGCAGCTCTTCACCGCCGAGGGACCGGGGATCGTCCGCGAGCTGCGCGGGCGAGGGCTTCGCGTCTTCCTCGACCTCAAGCTGCACGACATCCCCAACACCGTGGCGCACGCGGTGAAGAGCGCGGCCGCGCTGGACGTCGATCTCCTGACCGTCCACGCCTCCGGCGGCCCGTCGATGCTGCGCGCGGCGGCGGAGGCAGCGGGCGCGCGGCTCAGGCTCCTCGGCGTGACCGTGCTTACCTCGCTGGGAGACGAGGAGCTGGCACGGGCGTGGGGGCGCGATGCCGTGCGCGCGGAGGACGAGGTCGCGCGGCTGGCGGGGATGGCGCGGGAGTGCGGGATCCCCGGCGTCGTCGCGTCGGTGCACGAGCTCCCCGCCGTGCGCCGCGCCGCGGGCGAGGAGATGCTGGTGCTCACCCCCGGCATCCGCCTGCCCGGCGACGCCGCGGGCGACCAGTCACGCGTGGCCACGCCGGCCGAGGCGGCGCGGCTGGGCGCGGACTACGTGGTCCTCGGCCGCTCCGTCACCGCCGCGGCGGACCCGGCGGCGGCGCTCGCGCGGGCGATGGAGGAGCTGGCCTCCATCCACTGA
- a CDS encoding N-acetylmuramoyl-L-alanine amidase, protein MIRRPTAFLLAALLSLPTTRLLSQNRPAAWRLESGRAPVEVRESGSRGYPALPASALVSLGAELAYEGDAVVARLGAGEVRFAPGSPEIRVDGQPRMLEHAVYSENGTVFVPVEFFGTPLVDASRGGLYGDVAARTVRRVALADAGADAAVRAGGPSAEAPPAARPQPPAVQTAATRTPHRRLVVVDAGHGGVDPGARGPNGTREKDVTLRVARMVADLLRDDPTLEVRMTRERDTLIALHDRTRFANRWKDSGQPAVFISIHCNANESRAEKGFETYFLSEARTADAERVANFENASVQYEEHAANGDALGFILTDLRQNHYLRESSEWAQRIQDGLRAIHPGPDRGVKQANFAVLRGSFMPAVLVEIGFISNHREEQLLNDRDMEATIARQLADAVRAYFDRPGVRPASE, encoded by the coding sequence ATGATCCGTCGACCCACTGCCTTCCTGCTGGCCGCCCTGCTCTCCCTCCCGACAACCCGTCTCCTCTCCCAGAACCGCCCCGCGGCGTGGCGGCTGGAGTCCGGCCGCGCGCCGGTGGAGGTGCGCGAGTCGGGCTCCCGCGGCTATCCCGCGCTCCCCGCCTCGGCGCTGGTAAGCCTGGGCGCCGAGCTGGCGTACGAGGGCGACGCGGTGGTCGCCCGCCTGGGCGCCGGCGAGGTGCGCTTCGCCCCCGGCTCGCCCGAGATCCGCGTGGACGGGCAGCCGCGGATGCTGGAGCACGCCGTCTACTCCGAGAACGGCACCGTCTTCGTTCCCGTGGAGTTCTTCGGCACGCCGCTGGTCGACGCGTCGCGCGGCGGGCTGTACGGTGACGTGGCGGCGCGCACGGTCCGGCGCGTGGCCCTCGCCGACGCCGGCGCGGACGCGGCGGTGCGCGCCGGCGGGCCGTCCGCGGAGGCGCCGCCCGCCGCGCGTCCCCAGCCACCCGCGGTGCAGACGGCGGCCACGCGCACGCCGCACCGTCGCCTCGTCGTGGTGGATGCGGGGCACGGCGGCGTGGATCCCGGGGCGCGCGGGCCCAACGGCACGCGCGAGAAGGACGTGACCCTGCGCGTGGCGCGGATGGTGGCCGACCTCCTGCGCGACGATCCCACCCTCGAGGTGCGGATGACGCGCGAGCGCGACACCCTCATCGCCCTGCACGACCGCACGCGCTTCGCCAACCGCTGGAAGGACTCGGGGCAGCCCGCCGTCTTCATCTCCATCCACTGCAACGCCAACGAGAGCCGCGCGGAGAAGGGGTTCGAGACGTACTTCCTGTCCGAGGCCAGGACGGCCGACGCGGAGCGCGTGGCCAACTTCGAGAACGCGTCGGTGCAGTACGAAGAGCACGCGGCCAACGGCGACGCGCTGGGGTTCATCCTGACCGACCTGCGCCAGAACCACTACCTGCGCGAGAGCAGCGAGTGGGCGCAGCGCATCCAGGACGGGCTGCGGGCCATCCACCCCGGGCCCGACCGCGGGGTGAAGCAGGCGAACTTCGCGGTGCTGCGCGGCAGCTTCATGCCCGCGGTGCTGGTGGAGATCGGGTTCATCTCCAACCACCGCGAGGAGCAGCTGCTGAACGACCGCGACATGGAGGCGACGATCGCCCGGCAGCTGGCCGACGCGGTGCGCGCGTACTTCGACCGCCCGGGGGTGCGCCCTGCCTCGGAGTGA